In the genome of Nevskiales bacterium, one region contains:
- the creB gene encoding two-component system response regulator CreB, producing the protein MQTGERPRILLIEDESAIADTVVYALRTEGFDPEWQATAADGLHALDRCEPALIILDVGLPDASGFDVCRQIRRQRQTPVLFLTARAEEVDRVVGLELGADDYVVKPFSPRELTARVRAILRRNPGGAMTAREQAPSLSLFTVDESRLSIHYCGTPLQLTRYEYRLLKTLIAHPGRVYTREQLLQLAWDHPEHRLDRTVDTHIKTLRAKLQAVDPARDPIRTHRGVGYSLDENA; encoded by the coding sequence GCGATTGCAGACACCGTGGTCTATGCACTCCGGACGGAAGGCTTCGATCCGGAGTGGCAGGCCACGGCCGCCGACGGCCTGCACGCCCTGGATCGGTGCGAGCCGGCACTGATCATTCTGGACGTGGGGCTGCCCGATGCCAGCGGCTTCGATGTCTGTCGCCAGATCCGGCGACAGCGCCAGACGCCGGTGCTGTTCCTCACCGCGCGTGCCGAGGAGGTCGATCGCGTGGTTGGGCTGGAGCTGGGCGCCGACGACTATGTCGTCAAGCCTTTCAGCCCACGCGAGCTCACCGCCCGGGTACGCGCCATCCTGCGGCGCAATCCGGGCGGCGCGATGACTGCGCGGGAGCAAGCCCCGTCACTGTCGCTCTTCACGGTAGATGAGTCTCGGCTGAGCATTCACTACTGCGGGACACCGCTGCAGCTGACCCGCTACGAATACCGCCTCCTCAAGACCTTGATCGCTCATCCCGGACGGGTTTACACGCGAGAACAGCTTCTGCAACTGGCCTGGGACCATCCGGAGCATCGCCTGGATCGCACGGTGGACACGCACATCAAGACCCTGCGCGCCAAACTGCAGGCCGTGGACCCGGCACGCGATCCGATCCGGACACACCGAGGTGTCGGCTACTCGCTGGACGAGAACGCGTGA